A section of the Brachyhypopomus gauderio isolate BG-103 chromosome 13, BGAUD_0.2, whole genome shotgun sequence genome encodes:
- the ddc gene encoding aromatic-L-amino-acid decarboxylase, translated as MDVEEFRKRGKEMVDYIANYLETIEQRQVYPDVEPGYLRSLIPEEAPDEPEAYENLVEDIERVIMPGITHWHSPYFYAYFPAASSFPAMLADMLSGAIGCIGFSWSASPACTELETVMLDWLGKMLKLPKDFLAGTDGQGGGVIQGTASEATLVALLAARSRMVKQIQTNNPERSEAEIISKLVAYSSEQAHSSVERAGLIGGVRMKKIPTDSKFAVRGETFWKTLEEDKAAGLIPFYFCATLGTTPSCAFDRITELGPICNELGVWMHVDAAYAGSAFICPEFRPLLDGVEFADSFNFNPHKWLLVNFDCSTMWLKKRADIIGAFKMDPLYLTHDHQESGLVTDYRHWQIPLGRRFRSLKLWFVFRTYGLRGLQAHIRKFVSLAKEFESLVRSDERFEICADVVLGLVCFRLKGSNELNETLLKRINSARRIHLVPCQLAGSFVLRFAVCARATEARHTREAWRHITEMASEVLRETQR; from the exons ATGGATGTCGAGGAGTTCAGGAAGCGCGGGAAGGAGATGGTGGACTACATTGCCAACTACCTGGAGACCATAGAGCAGAGGCAGGTGTACCCAGACGTGGAGCCGGGATACCTGAGGTCCCTCATCCCCGAGGAAGCTCCAGATGAGCCAGAGGCTTATGAGAACTTGGTGGAGGACATCGAGAGAGTCATCATGCCCGGG ATCACCCACTGGCACAGCCCATACTTCTATGCTTACTTCCCCGCGGCATCATCCTTCCCGGCCATGTTGGCGGACATGCTGAGTGGGGCGATTGGCTGCATCGGCTTCTCCTGG TCAGCGAGTCCAGCCTGCACTGAGCTGGAGACGGTGATGCTCGACTGGCTCGGGAAGATGCTGAAACTGCCCAAGGATTTTCTAGCTGGCACAGATGGCCAAGGTGGTGGAGTGATTCAG GGTACTGCCAGCGAGGCCACCCTGGTCGCACTCCTTGCTGCTCGTTCAAGGATGGTCAAGCAGATTCAAACCAATAATCCCGAACGCTCCGAAGCCGAAATCATCTCCAAACTAGTGGCCTACTCATCAGAACAG GCTCATTCCTCAGTCGAGAGGGCTGGTCTGATAGGAGGCGTGAGAATGAAGAAAATTCCCACCGACAGCAAGTTCGCCGTCCGTGGGGAGACCTTCTGGAAAACCCTGGAAGAGGACAAAGCTGCAGGCCTCATCCCGTTTTAC TTCTGCGCCACGCTGGGGACCACTCCCTCGTGTGCTTTCGACCGCATCACAGAGCTCGGCCCGATAT GTAATGAGCTGGGCGTGTGGATGCACGTGGACGCGGCGTACGCGGGCAGCGCCTTCATTTGCCCTGAGTTCCGCCCCCTCCTGGATGGCGTGGAG TTTGCTGACTCCTTCAATTTCAACCCTCATAAATGGCTCCTAGTTAACTTCGACTGCTCCACAATGTG GCTGAAGAAAAGAGCCGACATCATTGGGGCTTTTAAGATGGACCCTCTTTACCTGACACACGACCACCAAGAATCAG GGCTTGTGACAGATTATAGA CACTGGCAGATCCCCCTGGGGCGGCGGTTCCGTTCGCTAAAGCTGTGGTTTGTGTTCCGCACCTACGGTCTGAGGGGCCTACAGGCCCACATCCGCAAG TTTGTTAGCCTGGCTAAGGAATTCGAGAGTTTGGTCCGAAGTGACGAGCGCTTCGAGATCTGTGCGGATGTGGTGTTGGGTTTGGTTTGCTTCAGACTAAAG GGCTCTAACGAACTTAACGAGACTCTGCTAAAAAGGATCAACAGCGCGCGCAGGATCCACCTGGTCCCGTGCCAGCTCGCGGGCAGCTTCGTGCTGCGCTTCGCCGTGTGCGCGCGGGCCACCGAGGCGCGCCACACGCGCGAGGCCTGGCGCCACATCACCGAGATGGCCTCCGAGGTGTTGAGAGAGACGCAGCGCTGA